In one window of Campylobacter hepaticus DNA:
- the trmA gene encoding tRNA (uridine(54)-C5)-methyltransferase TrmA has translation MSLEKFGNFLSLEEKASFMQEYFKELYKEDFKLFASKNKHYRTKIELSFYHENNTLFYAMFNAQTKKKIIIKNLEFADEKICILMPKLLEYLRSHHSLKEKLFGVEFLATKEDLSTTLLYHKNIQDIKQDLEKLSTALNINLIARSKGKKLIFKTEILKQILNIHNKKIFYEISNDCFIQANTAINEKMIEWTCEILNTQKRMDLLELYCGYGNFTLALAHLFNQILATEISKNNIHFALKNCILNDISNIDFIRLSSQELSSALKKEREFFRLRNIQLDNFNFSHVFVDPPRCGLDKSVIELIKNYKNIIYISCNPLSLKEDLKELNSTHQIHQFALFDQFVNTPHLECGVFLCKR, from the coding sequence ATGAGTCTTGAAAAATTTGGAAATTTTTTAAGCTTAGAAGAAAAAGCTTCTTTTATGCAAGAATATTTTAAAGAACTTTATAAAGAAGATTTCAAACTCTTTGCTTCAAAAAATAAACATTATCGTACAAAAATTGAACTTTCATTTTACCATGAAAACAACACACTTTTTTATGCCATGTTTAATGCTCAAACTAAAAAAAAAATTATAATTAAAAATTTAGAATTTGCAGATGAAAAAATTTGCATATTAATGCCAAAACTTTTAGAATATTTACGCTCTCATCATTCTCTAAAAGAAAAACTCTTTGGGGTTGAATTTTTAGCCACGAAAGAAGACTTAAGCACTACTTTACTTTATCATAAAAATATACAAGATATTAAACAAGATTTAGAAAAGCTAAGCACTGCTCTTAATATTAATCTTATTGCAAGAAGTAAAGGCAAAAAACTGATTTTTAAAACAGAAATTTTAAAACAAATTTTAAACATTCACAATAAAAAAATATTTTATGAAATCAGTAATGATTGTTTTATACAAGCTAATACCGCTATCAACGAAAAAATGATTGAATGGACTTGTGAAATTTTAAACACTCAAAAAAGAATGGATTTACTTGAACTGTATTGTGGATATGGAAATTTTACCTTAGCTTTAGCCCATTTGTTTAATCAAATTTTAGCTACTGAAATTTCAAAAAATAATATTCATTTTGCTTTAAAAAATTGTATATTAAATGATATTTCAAATATTGATTTTATAAGACTATCAAGTCAAGAATTAAGTTCAGCTCTTAAAAAAGAAAGGGAATTTTTTCGCTTAAGAAACATTCAATTGGATAATTTTAACTTTTCTCATGTCTTTGTTGATCCACCACGTTGTGGACTTGATAAAAGTGTGATTGAATTAATAAAAAATTACAAAAATATTATCTATATTTCTTGCAACCCTCTTAGCTTAAAAGAGGATTTAAAAGAATTAAATTCAACTCATCAAATACATCAATTTGCTCTTTTTGATCAATTTGTAAACACCCCGCATCTTGAATGTGGAGTATTTCTTTGTAAAAGATAA